The following is a genomic window from Treponema pallidum subsp. pallidum str. Nichols.
ATTAGTTTTCATCTGCTTTAATTTTTCTTTATCCTGCACACCGAAACGTTGTTCCTCATCGAGGATCATCAACCCAAGATCCTTGAAGGACACGTCCTTTTGGATAAGCCGGTGGGTACCCACAATAAGATCGATATCTCCATGCGCGAGTTTGGCGAGTATGTCCTTTTGTTCAGATTTAGGAACAAAGCGTGAGAGCTTCTCGATTCTGACGGGAAAGTGTTTAAACCGATTGCAGATTGTGCGAAAGTGTTGTTCCACTAGTAAGGTGGTAGGGGTGAGGAACACCACTTGTTTTCCTCCCATTACCGCCTTAAATGCCGCGCGCATTGCAATCTCTGTTTTTCCGTATCCGACATCTCCGCACACCAGCCGATCCATGGGGACGGCTTCTTGCATATCCTGTTTGACTTCTTCAATGCATATGCGCTGATCGTCTGTTTCTTCGTAGGGGAATGCTGCTTCAAACGCATACTGCCATTCGTCATCTTTTGGGAAGGCGTGGCCGCGCGTAGTTTTTCGCAGAGAGTAGAGTTCCACTAGTTTTTGCGCGATGTTTTCAACAGATTTTTTGACACGTGCTTTTCTCGTTTCCCATGACTTTGACCCAAGGCTATCTAAGTGAGGTTTGTTCCCTTCATTTCCAATGTAACGTTGCACCAGATGTGCCTGCTCAATAGGGATAAGGATCGTTTCTTCCTGTGCATAGAGGAGGTTTACGTAATCACGTTCTGACTGTGCTGTTTTTATGCGCTCTATTCCCTTAAATAAACCGATGCCGTACTGCGCATGCACCACGTAATCCCCGGGATTTAATTCCACAAATGTGTCGATAGGCGTGCTCCGTGCGCGTTGCACTGATTGAGGAGTTTTTCTGCGGCGACCGAAGATTTCGCCTTCTTGAACGATCAGTATTTTGAGAGCAGGAATGCTAAATCCTGCAGAAAGCGCGCAAGGTAGCACAGTGACGTCGCAACCTTTGACTAGTGCTCTGATGCGCAGTGCCTGCTGCTCACTTTCTGCAAAGACGAAAACGTGCCATCCGTCTTTTGAAAGACGGAGTAGCTCTTCTTTGAAGTAAGGAATGTTACCGAAGAAGCTGCGTGCAGGATCGCTTGCCAAGCATATACTTTCGCACGCTGGCAGCTGTGGAAAAAAGTGAGTGAAATACACCGTGTGCAGGTGGAGCGCGCAGACAGCGGAAAAATCGAGCACTATGTGTTCTGGTTGAGGATACCAGCGCGCAGGTACATGTTCGTGCGCGAGTTGCATTTTATGGTAGAGGTTCCGACACTCGTCTTGGAGCGCGCGTGCACCGTTGTGCTGGCGTTCGTAGTCAAGATAAAAGACGCTTGGGGGTGAAGGGCTGTGGCGAAAATATTCGAGAACGCAGGTGGGACGTTCAAAGCACAGTGGATAGAACATTTCCTCCCCTTCATACGTTTTTCTGTGGGTGAGTTCTTCGATACACGGGACGCAGTGGGCAGGACATTCGGACAGTTTTTGGAGATTTTGGTGGAGGAACGCTATACGCTCCTCACTCCAAAGAATTTCTTTTGCAGCGTACAGTGTGCACGCAGATACCTCTTGCAGGACGGCACACGTGGACACCGCCAGTATATGGATACGTTCTATGGTGTTAAAATCACACACGATTCGGTACGCTTGTGTGTTGTCAGCAGCCTGCGCTGCGGCAGCGATATCGAGAATTTCTCCCCGGAGAGAAAACTCTGCGCAAGCGCTGACGTGGTCGACACGTGCATATCCCCATTGCATAAGCTGGGCAGCGAGCGTGTGGATCTCGATGTGCTCTCCCACACGGAAGGAGCGTTTGAGGGTACGCACATAATCGAGGGGAGGAACGGGGGTGAGCAGTGCACGCTGGGTGAAAACGAACGCGCATGGCGCGGTTGCATCGCGCTGTGCGAGTGCGCACAGCGCCTCTACCCGGTGAGAGAACACGTGTGCGTTAGGTGAGACAGGGCGGTAGGGCAGCGACCCCCACCAGGGCAGCACGCGCGTAGGAACTGCTGCATGTGCAAGGTCGGTGCAGACGGCGGCGACGTCCTGTTCGGTAGGGACTACGAGCACTATGTGTGCGCAACACGTGCGCACGTATTCGCCAAAAAAGTAGGACCGCAGTCCACCGGTGCACCCTTCAACGCGGTAGGGAAAGCGTGCGGCACGCAGCGAGCGCAGCGCATGCTGGAGCTCATTCCAAGAATGGAGTATGCCACGCACAGGCTCCTGGGTACGAGCGTGCATTTCTTGAGCGCGTGTTGACACACGGCCGAGTGTAACGGAGCACTGTGCCTTGTGCTAGTCCCTGAGCGAGAAGGATGCAGCAGGAGAGGGCAAGGGAGGAGAACAGGAAGGAGCACCGGTAGTAGTTGATGGGGTTAATTTTTTTCCGTTATGATCGCTGCTATATGTTGTCGGTGTTGTCGTATCTTC
Proteins encoded in this region:
- the mfd gene encoding transcription-repair coupling factor, translated to MRGILHSWNELQHALRSLRAARFPYRVEGCTGGLRSYFFGEYVRTCCAHIVLVVPTEQDVAAVCTDLAHAAVPTRVLPWWGSLPYRPVSPNAHVFSHRVEALCALAQRDATAPCAFVFTQRALLTPVPPLDYVRTLKRSFRVGEHIEIHTLAAQLMQWGYARVDHVSACAEFSLRGEILDIAAAAQAADNTQAYRIVCDFNTIERIHILAVSTCAVLQEVSACTLYAAKEILWSEERIAFLHQNLQKLSECPAHCVPCIEELTHRKTYEGEEMFYPLCFERPTCVLEYFRHSPSPPSVFYLDYERQHNGARALQDECRNLYHKMQLAHEHVPARWYPQPEHIVLDFSAVCALHLHTVYFTHFFPQLPACESICLASDPARSFFGNIPYFKEELLRLSKDGWHVFVFAESEQQALRIRALVKGCDVTVLPCALSAGFSIPALKILIVQEGEIFGRRRKTPQSVQRARSTPIDTFVELNPGDYVVHAQYGIGLFKGIERIKTAQSERDYVNLLYAQEETILIPIEQAHLVQRYIGNEGNKPHLDSLGSKSWETRKARVKKSVENIAQKLVELYSLRKTTRGHAFPKDDEWQYAFEAAFPYEETDDQRICIEEVKQDMQEAVPMDRLVCGDVGYGKTEIAMRAAFKAVMGGKQVVFLTPTTLLVEQHFRTICNRFKHFPVRIEKLSRFVPKSEQKDILAKLAHGDIDLIVGTHRLIQKDVSFKDLGLMILDEEQRFGVQDKEKLKQMKTNVDCLSLSATPIPRTLHMGMLKIRDMSLLTTPPEGRLPIETVIQQFDPNLVATAIRKELDREGQIFYLHNRIENLESVKCMLQKLVPELSICVAHSLMGSEELEDIFERFYQKTFQLLLSTTIIENGIDVPNANTIIIDRADMYGVSQLYQLRGRVGRSDKKAYAYLLYYHDVALSDLAIKRLQVISDFTDLGAGFKVALKDMEIRGVGNLLGKEQSGDIYSVGFDLYVQLLEEAIERLQHAPNEQRIETVIDLNYRGFIPHTYIAADEIKMELYKKIAAAHTHEELERIRTETITRFGPIPEEAAGLFTVAEIKVRCEKLAILSLKETHESLLIEFDKVCDTAFKKILRLVQTSNDRVRLDAKQPNMLILTSDAIEIKEKGIFICEILKRLES